One Papaver somniferum cultivar HN1 chromosome 10, ASM357369v1, whole genome shotgun sequence genomic window carries:
- the LOC113317963 gene encoding dihydrolipoyllysine-residue acetyltransferase component 3 of pyruvate dehydrogenase complex, mitochondrial-like produces MTYTSHLIRHSRKLKLLRNESSSSVLVRMFSTEVNSSIKSENLVRINQRPGNINGGSIGASSIRSVSNRMRIGNNSISRNAFSSSQLYSRRGFASDSALPPHQEIGMPSLSPTMTEGNVARWLKKVGDKVSTGEVLCEIETDKATVEMECMEDGYLAKIIHDDGAKEIQVGEVIAITVEEEDDIAKFSDYKASSTASSGEAKSSPEPSPPKKEAEPVSSPEPTSAVAAEPPQSKGRSFASPLAKKLAEENNVPISSVKGTGPDGSIVKADIDDYLASKASAPKAKATTQASNLDYTDLPHTQIRKITASRLLQSKQTIPHYYLTVDSCVDKLMELRSQLNSVQEASGGKRISVNDLVVKAAALALRKVPQCNSSWTNDYIRQYNNVNINVAVQTEHGLFVPVVKDADKKGLSKIGEEIKQLADKAKKNSLKPDDYEGGTFTISNLGGPFGVKQFCAIISPPQAGILAVGSAEKRVVPGAGPDQFKFASFMPVTLSCDHRVIDGAIGAEWLKAFKGYIENPETMLL; encoded by the exons ATGACATATACATCTCATCTGATTCGTCATTCCAGAAAG TTAAAGCTATTgcgaaatgaatcttcatcttctgttCTTGTTCGTATGTTTTCGACAGAGGTTAATTCCTCTATAAAAAGCGAGA ATCTTGTAAGGATTAATCAACGGCCTGGGAACATAAATGGAGGTTCAATTGGAGCTTCTTCGATTCGAAGCGTATCTAATAGAATGAGAATTGGGAATAATTCGATTTCGAGAAATGCTTTTTcgag TTCACAATTGTATTCGAGAAGAGGTTTTGCTTCAGATTCAG CTCTTCCTCCACATCAAGAAATAGGAATGCCATCTCTCTCCCCTACAATGACCGAG GGTAACGTTGCACGGTGGTTGAAGAAAGTAGGCGATAAAGTTTCTACTGGTGAAGTACTATGTGAAATAGAGACA GATAAAGCAACGGTTGAAATGGAATGTATGGAGGATGGGTATCTTGCTAAGATTATCCATGATGATGGAGCCAAAGAAATACAAGTTGGCGAG GTGATCGCTATTACagtcgaagaagaagatgatattgCAAAATTTTCTGATTACAAAGCTTCATCAACTGCATCAAGTGGAGAGGCAAAAAGCTCACCTGAACCTTCCCCACCCAAAAAAGAGGCGGAGCCAGTGAGCTCGCCAGAGCCAACAAGTGCAGTGGCTGCTGAACCTCCTCAATCAAAAGGTCGCAGTTTTGCTAGCCCTCTTGCAAAAAAACTGGCCGAAGAGAACAAC GTGCCTATTTCAAGCGTTAAAGGCACAGGTCCTGATGGCAGCATTGTGAAGGCTGATATTGATGACTACTTGG CTAGCAAGGCATCAGCCCCCAAGGCTAAAGCCACAACACAGGCATCTAATTTGGATTACACCGACCTTCCACACACTCAAATAAGAAAG ATCACAGCTTCGCGTCTGCTACAGTCAAAACAAACTATTCCTCATTATTATTTGACTGTTGATTCTTGTGTCGACAAACTAATGGA ATTGAGAAGCCAACTTAATTCCGTTCAAGAAGCTTCTGGTGGTAAACGGATCTCAGTCAATGATCTTGTAGTGAAG GCTGCTGCTTTGGCTCTTCGCAAAGTTCCTCAATGTAACAGTTCCTGGACAAATGATTACATCCGCCA GTACAACAACGTTAATATTAATGTTGCTGTTCAGACAGAACATGGACTATTTGTTCCCGTTGTCAAG GACGCAGACAAGAAGGGTTTGTCCAAAATCGGTGAAGAGATCAAACAATTGGCTGATAAGGCGAAGAAAAATAGTTTGAAACCTGATGATTATGAG GGAGGCACGTTTACCATCTCAAATTTGGGAGGGCCCTTTGGAGTCAAACAGTTCTGTGCTATCATCAGTCCACCTCAAGCTGGAATTCTTGCTGTGGGATCAG CTGAGAAAAGAGTGGTGCCTGGAGCCGGTCCTGATCAATTTAAGTTTGCCTCTTTCATGCCGGTCACACTGAGCTGTGATCACCGTGTAATTGATG GTGCAATTGGTGCTGAATGGTTAAAAGCTTTTAAAGGCTACATCGAGAATCCAGAGACCATGTTGCTCTAA